TAAATTTCATCTCAGCCTGTGAGACAGCCTTGGTTATTATCATCCGGCTTATGCTCATTGAACAAGGGGTCTTGAAGCTACTGTCAAAATGTTTTCAGACATCTGGGAAACAATAATGAAAAGTCATGGAGACTATCTTCCAAAAATTGTTCTATGCAGATATATCTCCGCTCTTGCGTTACATATGAATTACTACCATTGTAAATTGACAAGACCAGGAAAGACTGAAGTTTATTGCCAGCCTGCAAGACTTGTGTTGAACATTACACTGAAATGATGTTCCAAGACATATTGTGTCAACATAATGCCAGGGCTGCTAATTCTTCCCAAGAAATCAATTAATTGACACATGAAGTAGAGGCAGAATTATCAtgaccattctttttcttttttttttcttttttgccaaacATATACTGAGCACAGTATTAGGAATAGTGCGAGATTCTGGAGAATCATGTTTGCTTGGGGCAACCCTGATTTATCCCTGTTGTCCTAGTGTAATTATTAGTAGCATCATTTTTCACTTTCCGAAGTGTCCAGGTTTGGAGGATAAATTATCTGGCCACCCTTCTCATAACCCACCCAGtttctttagtattttatttcGGTTATAATGTGGCAACTTTAATGAGGCTGCAGTAGTACTTCTCTTCCATTTGAACAGATCATTTTTCGACCATGGGAAGTTGATAGCAAAACTTACTGCAATTAAGGTCTATACATACTTACTATCTTTCCTGAGCTACCCTCTAGAGGGCAGTAATATATACATCCGAAAAGATCCATTTCCCACAGAAAATGGACTACAGGAGTCCCATTTTCATATGCATGAAAATCAGAAACACTCAAGTGCTCTTAAACACTCGATGCTCATATTGGAACCAGTGTTGTGAGTAAAACTCAAATACCTTTTGCCAAgcagaaaagtaaagaaataataaaaattaattcattaacattctgaacatttttttttaaattgaaaaactgAACTTTGATGCCTTGAATATATAATGATCTATTATAACAATTATACATAGAGTTTAATAATCTGCataatttatgcttttgtttttcctaattaataattttacatggttaataattttaatatattctgtatCACAGTTTCCATATTTATGTAAAGTAATCAATTAAAGAACAGTTTTATTCTACCTGCTTGAATATTACTTtcctccagaaaataaaaatgctgatttttactttataaagctTGAATCATGTAATGCAGAGCTCTAGTATTTGGaattagaatgttttttttaagagattgtgtaattaattttatgtcatCAGGTAATTTGTTAGCTCCTAATATCAAAATTATATTGCCTGTGTTTCAGATTTTGAATTTCCTAATGTAATGTTCTCTTTTCAGAAAAGGTGGACAAGTCCTATTTTCAAGAGAAGATGACTTTTAACAGTTTTGAAGGAGCTAAAACTTGTGTACCTGCAGGCATCAATAAGGATGAAGAATTTGTAGAAGAGTTTAAtagattaaaaacttttgctaATTTTCCAAGTAGCAGTCCTGTTTCAGCATCAACGTTAGCACGAGCTGGTTTTCTGTATACTGGTGAAGGAGATACCGTGCGGTGCTTTAGTTGTCATGCATCAATAGATAGATGGCAATATGGAGACTCAGCAGTTGGAAGACACAGGAAAGTATCCCCAAATTGCAGATTTATCAatggcttttattttgaaaacactgCTGCACAACCTACAAATCCAGGTATCCAAAATGGTCAATATAATGTAGAAAACTATCTGAGAAACAGAGATCATTTTGTTTTAGACAGACCATCTGAGACTCATGCAGATTATCTTTTGAGAACTGGACAGGTCGTAGATATATCAGACACCACATACCCGGAGAACCCTGCCATGTATAGTGAAGAAGCTAGATTAAACTCATTTCAGAACTGGCCAGACTACGTCCACTTGACCCCAAGAGAGTTAGCTAGTGCTGGATTCTACTACACAGGTATTGACGATCAAGTGCAGTGCTTTTGTTGTGgtggaaaactgaaaaattggGAACCGTGTGATAATGCATGGTCAGAACACAGGCGACACTTTCCTAATTGCTTCTTTGTTCTGGGCCGGAATGTTAATATTCGAAGTGAATCTGATGTTGCGAGTACTGATAGGAACGTCCCAAATTCAACAAGTATTCCAGAAAATCCAGCCATGGCAGATTATGAAGCACGGATCGTTACTTTTCGGATGTGGATATGTTCAATTAACAAGGAGCAACTTGCGAGAGCTGGATTTTATTCTTTAGgtaaactttattataaaaccaGGCTAATAAATAACTTTCCAACTATCCCAGTCCTCCTAAAAAGTGGATTCCTTTAGCCCCCTGAACTGGTAAATATAGGCTGGCATGATTAATCTGTGAACCTTTATGTTGAATTTGCTGCAGTGTAACTACtacatttatgtgaaaaaaagaCTACTATATTGTGAgttatatttatctttgtttttttggagAAGGATGACATGCAAAAGATGATAGATCTCCCAGATAGAAGAATGGGTCTGACAGTAATATAAActataatttattgagcacctactatatgtgCTCAGTACATGTATCACATGCATTCTTTCTATACCTCATAAAAAGAGTTAACATTAGAGAGTTTAGTTTGGCTGATATTAAAATTGGTACCTGCCCTTTGTACATAGACTTTATATTTGAAAGCTGCCCTGCATGCCTTTTTGCTTCAAATAAACACTTCTCAAATGGACTACTGTAAACTTGTCAGGAAGGGCCCTTAGTGTGATGACTTCCAGGAATATTCAGAAAAGTTATATCATTATATATCTGACCCATTTGCTTTAGGATTGAGTAGtgccaaaatacaaaatatta
The window above is part of the Vulpes lagopus strain Blue_001 chromosome X, ASM1834538v1, whole genome shotgun sequence genome. Proteins encoded here:
- the LOC121482906 gene encoding E3 ubiquitin-protein ligase XIAP isoform X2, which encodes MTFNSFEGAKTCVPAGINKDEEFVEEFNRLKTFANFPSSSPVSASTLARAGFLYTGEGDTVRCFSCHASIDRWQYGDSAVGRHRKVSPNCRFINGFYFENTAAQPTNPGIQNGQYNVENYLRNRDHFVLDRPSETHADYLLRTGQVVDISDTTYPENPAMYSEEARLNSFQNWPDYVHLTPRELASAGFYYTGIDDQVQCFCCGGKLKNWEPCDNAWSEHRRHFPNCFFVLGRNVNIRSESDVASTDRNVPNSTSIPENPAMADYEARIVTFRMWICSINKEQLARAGFYSLGDGDKVKCFHCGGGLTDWKPSEDPWEQHAKWFPGCKYLLEEKGQEYINNIHLTHSMLRTAERTRSLTERIEDAIFQNPMLQEAIRMGFSFKDIKKIMEEKIQTSGSNYVSLEALVSDLVSAQKDHTQDESSQTSLQKEISAEEQLRLLQEEKLCKICMDRNIAVVFIPCGHLVTCKQCAEAVDKCPMCYTVITFKQKIFMS
- the LOC121482906 gene encoding E3 ubiquitin-protein ligase XIAP isoform X1, producing the protein MPEKVDKSYFQEKMTFNSFEGAKTCVPAGINKDEEFVEEFNRLKTFANFPSSSPVSASTLARAGFLYTGEGDTVRCFSCHASIDRWQYGDSAVGRHRKVSPNCRFINGFYFENTAAQPTNPGIQNGQYNVENYLRNRDHFVLDRPSETHADYLLRTGQVVDISDTTYPENPAMYSEEARLNSFQNWPDYVHLTPRELASAGFYYTGIDDQVQCFCCGGKLKNWEPCDNAWSEHRRHFPNCFFVLGRNVNIRSESDVASTDRNVPNSTSIPENPAMADYEARIVTFRMWICSINKEQLARAGFYSLGDGDKVKCFHCGGGLTDWKPSEDPWEQHAKWFPGCKYLLEEKGQEYINNIHLTHSMLRTAERTRSLTERIEDAIFQNPMLQEAIRMGFSFKDIKKIMEEKIQTSGSNYVSLEALVSDLVSAQKDHTQDESSQTSLQKEISAEEQLRLLQEEKLCKICMDRNIAVVFIPCGHLVTCKQCAEAVDKCPMCYTVITFKQKIFMS